The DNA sequence GGCGAGCCCGGCCACCAACAACACCGCCTGCTCGTCCAGCCGCCCTGGACGTCCCGCTTCTCGCGTCATGCTCTTCCCCACCCGCAGCACACATCCGGTCGGCGCCGGTCCCGCGCCGTTCGTCCGAGCATCGCGCCACGTCGGGCGCGTGAGCGGAGGAACTCACGATCGAGTGATCGCATTGCGCGACTGTACGAATCACCGGGGCTGCCGTGTGTCGACCCGCTCGACCACCTATGGGGAGGTCTTGGTGTGGTGGGTCAGTGCCTGGCGTGGGGTCAGGACTGGGACAGGGCCCGTTCGATGGCGCGGTCGGCGCGGCCCACGGCCGCCCGGTCGTGCTGGAGTTGCATGGCCGCGTTCAGCGCGAGACCGGCGGCGACGATCTCGAACAGCGCCTGGTCGATGTCGAACCCGGCGGGCAACTCGCCGTTGTCCACCGCCGCGGTCAGGTCCGCCCGCAGCTGTTCCCGCCAGCGCGACCACACCTCGGCCACCGCGTCGCGGACCCGGCCGGGGCGGCCGTCGTACTCGGTGAGCGCCGCGGTCATCAGACAGCCGCCGGGCAGCAGGGGTTCTTCCAGGTAACCCACGGAGTTGGCGCACACCGCGCGCAGCCGCCGCAGCCCCGGCGGCTCGGCCAGCGCGGGCTCGACCACCCGGTGCCAGAAGTCCACGAACGCCTTGTCCAGCGTGGAGATCTGGAGCGTCTCCTTGGCGCCGAAGTGCTTGTGCACCCCGGACTTGCTCATCTCCAGTTCCTCGGCGAGCCGGCCGATGGTGATGCCGTCAAGCCCTTCCTCGGGCACAGCGTGGAAGCCCGGTGAGCGGCTGGCGGTACCGAGTGGGAAGGCCGCCGTCGCGCTGGTCACCCATCTGCACCGGGACCACACTGACGCGGCCGCGCTCGCGGATGCGCTGATGCCTGGGGCGCCGGTGCTGCGACCGGCGCCCGGCCACGGCGACGACGTAGACAATGTGACGACGCTCCCGGCCGAGCGCGAACTGGCCCTGCACCGGCTGGCCGCCGAGGTCGTCGATCCCTGGTCCACCCGCGAAGTCGGGCCGTTCAGCGTCACCGCGGTCCCCGCCGTCGACGGCCTCGGCGACCCGCAGCTGAACTGGGTGGTGCAGGCCGAGGGGCAGCGCGTCTTCCACGGCGGCGACACGATGTTCCACGGCTACTGGTGGCTCATCGCGCGCCGGTTCAGCCCGTTCGACGCGGTGTTCCTGCCCGCCAACGGCGCGGTGGTCGACGCGCCGCACCTGCAGCCGCCGAGCCCGCTGCCCGCCGCGCTGGACCCGAGGCAGGCCGCCGCGGCCGCGGAGATCCTCGACGCCCGCTACGCAGTGCCGATGCACTACGAGGCGGAGCAGCCGGACAAGATCGCGGGCTACGTCGAGGTCTCGGACCCGGAGAGCGAGTTCCGCACCCACGCCGCACGGCGCGCACACGTACTGGCCGTCGGTCAATGGTTGGACCTGGCCACATGACCGGAAACGAAGCCAGGCAGAGGGCACTTCTCGCAGACGCTCACGCTCTCCACTGAATCGATGCGGTGCACGCAAGCGGTCAGGAAGCAGCTCTGTGCGCCGACTTCGGCCGCTCCTGCCGGGTAGTGGCTGAGGGGGTCCACCTGACCCTGCATGCTGCTGCCAGGTAGCCTGGGGCCAGGCCCAGAAGCAGTCCTGGGGATCCGGCGGCGGGAGGCCGCTGGTGGAGACGGGTCAGCATCTGGAGCACGGCTGCGGCGCCCAGGTCGCCGTCCTCGGCGATGCCGACGAGCGAGGGCTCAAGTGCCCGCTGCGGCAAGGGGCTCCTTCCGGACAGGGAGTGCAGCGGGTCCGGGACGCCGGGGTGGACGAGTGCGAAGTCGGGCAGCCGCTGGCCCGGCCGCAGCCAAGGCAGTGCTGCCAGGCCCGGATGGTCCTGGGCGGGATGCCCGAGTTCCTCGGCCTGCGCGGAGGTGCGTGTGTCGGGATGCGCGTACTGCCAGGTCTCGTCGATGACCAGACCGGGTGCAGTGAGGGTTTCGCCGCTGACGATCACGGCCGCGCCGCCGTCGCCGGCCATGAGCTGACGTACGAGCGTGGCGGGGGAGGCGGTGCCGGCGGTGAGGGCGGTCAACGGCTGGTGGATCTCGGCCGTCACCACCAGGGTGGGCTTGCCCAGGCGCGCCATGTCCTCCGCCACGATGAGCGCGTGGACCGCGCCGGTGCCGGCTAAGCCGGTCAGCGGCACGCGTGCGGTCGTGGACGGCAGCCCCAGGGCGAGTACCAAGTCGCTGTCGAGGAGCTGATCGGCCCCAGCGGGGGACGGATCCTGGACGACCACCAGTCCTCCCACGTCCTGCGCGGATATCCCCGCCTGGCGCAGCGCGCTGCGGCACGCCTGCTCCATCAGCTCGCGCAGATCGCGGTGGCGGTCCTCCGCCGTGTACGGCGTGGGCTCACGGCCGTCGGGAAACGGGTGCACACGTCTGCGGCGCCGCCCGCTCACCGCGCGAGCCGTGGCGAGGACGTCCGGGTGTGCGGTGGGCCTGGGATGGTGCCGACGCATGACGGCGGCTATGTCGTCGGTGGCGATGTCGTACTGCCCGTGCGCGATCCCGGGCGGGCTGACGTAGGTCTGCACTCGTTGCTCCTGCTGTCACTCTGGTCGCTGAGGTGCGGCTGGTCGGCGCGGGCGCCCCGCCGGGTTATGCCGTCGTAGCCGGGACGGAGGCGCTGCTCGTAGGTCCAGCGCGCCGCCTGCTCGGCGACCTAGAGCACGCGCTTGGGGGCTTGCGGCCGTCGAGGTGAGCGTATGTGGCGCCAGTGATGATGACGACGCGTTCGGGGCGCCCGTGTCCGGATAGAAGCCGCGCGCCAGGATGTCGGCGGCAGCCCGATAGGCGGGCCACCTCCTGGTGTGCCGTTCCTTGATGAGATGCCCAAGCCCGCCGAGACACGTCGTACAGGTGCGTACCTCGGCCGGGTCGCGGACCCGGCCATGGCCCGGCACGATCAGCGTGGGCCCAGGTCAATGACTGTCTGGCAGGCCCTGAGTGCGGAGGAGGAAGAACCGTGCCAGTGCACCGGGCGGTCATCGGCGAAGACATGTCGCCCACCGCGACGATGGCCTGATCCGGCAGGCGGACGACGAGGCCGGTCGCGCTGTGAACAGGACCGATCTCGATGAGTTCCACCGGCATGGCGCCGACTCGGATGCCGTGTCGGCCGCTGAATGTCTGGTTCGGGCCTACGGCTGTGATGCCTGTGAAGCCGAATCGGCTGAACGGGCTGTGTGCGTAGCGTTCCTGGAGGTGGGCGGCGGGCAGCTGGGCGAGGGCGTGTATCTGCTGGGGCGTCAGTCAGCACTCGCGTCCGTGGGCGTTGGCCTCGGTGCTGATGATGTCGGCATTCCGGGAGAGGGCGTCGCCGTGTCCCTGGCGGCTGGCCCGCCGTGAGGAGAGGCCCGCGCAGGGCGCCTGCTGCGCCGCAGCCCAGGACGCACGGCTCAGCCGCGGTCGTGGAGGGTCACCTGGTAGCCGTCGGGGTCCGCGAACGTGAAGGTGCGGCCGAACGGGCCGTCGACGGGCGCTGAGACGATCGTCGCGCCGGCGGCGGCGAGGGCGTCGTGGATGTCCTGCGCGTCGGGGGCGTGCAGCCACAGCGCCACCCCCTGGCCCGGCTGCGGGACCGCGTCCAGGTCGACGCCCGCGACGACGTCGCGGACGGCGAACGCGATCGGCTTGGTGTCGAACACGACCGCGTGCGGCGGTCCCGCGTCAGAGCGCTTCAGCCCCAGGTGCTGCTCGATCCGGCCTCCTTCGGGCCGGGGGGAACGAGTCTTGCGGGCCGTCGCCACCCAGGGCCTGGCGCGCATCGCCTCCCTCGCACGGGCCAGAGGAGCGGCGCAGAAGGTGCGGGCCGGGCCCGGCGCCAACCCGGCGAGATATGCCTCGGCCGGCACCAGTTCCTGCCGCGCGTACGCCGCCATCTCCGCCTCTCCCCAGCCGTCGGGCCAGAAGTCCACACCCCGGCCGACGTCTTCCGCCCGGTCGATGAGGATGTTGACCGCCTGGAGGAGGCGGCCGTAGCCGACCCCGTGCCCACGGTGCGCGGTCGTCCCGTCATGCCACTGCCACAGATCCGAAAGGAGCAGCACCAGCGTTCCGGCGACCACATAGGTGTAGCGGTCCAGATCCGGCTCGTTGCGGATGACGAAACCGGTCTCGGCCCAGGCCGCCATCCGCTCGGCCATCGTCGCGAACGTCTCGCACACCCGCGGCGCGATCTCCACCGGGGCCAGCGCCGTCCACTCCGCCAGCCGCAGACTCACCTCCGGCGGGCTCTGCTCACAGCCAGCCCGCGACCGCCGCGGCGAACGCCGTCTCACCAGGACGGAGCTGCCAGGCACCGGACATGCGGCGCAGCGCCCGCGCCTTCGTCTCCCCGGACAGCCGGGGATGGCCCTCCACCTCGTCGATGCCGCGCATGCACAGGGAGGCCGTGGTCACGGCCTCCCCGAGCCCTGGTGGCATGGACGTCACAGGCTCGTACCAGGTGGTGCTGTAGGCCCGTACGACACGGTGCGCCTCCGTCAAGCAGGTCATCATCCAGCCCTCTCACCGGGTCACCGGTTAGCGCCCCGGTCCTCAAGTCTGGGCCGGTAGGAGGGGCGGCGACAGCCGGAACTACGCCGCTCCCGCCCTGGGCGGCCTGCCGGCCAGGCCCGGGATCAGTACCGCCGCCACCGCCAAGTGCATCAGGGCGAGGGCGACCCGGGTGCCGCCGTCCATGCCGTCGCCGATGAACGGCAGGAAGGAACCGGCCAGTACGGCCCCGGCCACCCCGGTCCAGATGACGCGGGCGCGCCGCGCCGCGAACCGTTCCAGGGCGGCCAGAAGCCCCCAGCCGCAGAGCGAGACGAGCAGCGCGACGACCGCCACGGGCACGGCGCCGATGTCGAGTGTCCGCTCTCCGTCGGCGATCCGCAGCCGGTGCCCCAGCAGTGGATCCGCGACCAACCACACCAGGACGGGAGCCAGGACGGCCAGGGCCACCACCGCCGGGCGCCCTCTCCACGGGCTCATGCGGCGTCCCCCGAGAGCGCCCCGTACAGGAAGACCTCCGCCAACTCCTGCGCGGTCAGGTCGGGCTCGTCCTCCGTACGCGGCTGAGTGAAGAGCAGCCCGAAGAAGAGGGCCGCGATCTGCTCCGGCGGTCGGCGCAGGGAGGCCCTGTCGGGCTCCAGCAGCTCCGCGAGGGCCGCGCGGATACGGGTCGTCGACTCGTCGCGGCCCGCGCCGCGCACCGAGCCGGGGTGCTTGCCGCCGCGATGCCCCAGCGCGCCGAGGATCGCGCCCATCCTGGCCAGGTGCGCCTGCAGTGCCTCGGCGGCCTCCGCGAGCCGGTCGGGCAGCGGCTGGGACACGTCGATCGCGTCGAGTTCGCGGACCGCGTGCTCGGGGGAGAGCGCCTTGGCCACGCAGGCCTGCAGCAGTTCGTCCTTGTCGGCGAAGACGCGGAAGATCGTGCCCTCTCCGATGCCCGCGGCACGGGCGATCTTCGCGGTCGTCACCGCGGCGCCGTACTCGGCGATCAGCGGGATCGCGGTCTGGATGATCATCTCGCGGCGCTGCTCCGGCGACATGCCCGGGGCTCGGCGGCGGGCGGTCTGGTTCTCCTTGGACGCTGTCATGACCGCGAGAGTACGGAGTGAGTGCTCACTCCGTCAATGAGTGAGTCCTCACTCCGCTCGTTTTCCTGCGCCCGACGGCTCTCGACAGGGCGGCTCCTGTGGCGGTGGGGGCGGTCTGAGACGCGGTCAATCGCCCAAGCGGCATAGGGCGTAGGCGCGTTGAAGATCGGCACGCCTGCGGCGAGATATCGCTTGTGTCCACATTCGGCCAGTCGCTGCCAGTCGCTGCCAGGCGCTCGGGCCCGACCGCGCGCTGTGCGAGGCCCCGCGTGGGGTTGCGGGCTCGTTCGCCAGAAGCTTGGTTGACTGCGCGTCCGGTTGAGCGAGTTCGGTGGCCGTGAGGTGGGGGACGCCTTCGCCGGGCTGGCCTGCTGCCAGGTGGTGTGGCGAGCTGTGGACCGCATGGGGGTTGTCGCGGGTGGCGATGAGCCCTCATGTGGCATAGCTGCGTGAGCTGGGGCTTCGGAGTGAGTTCGCCTCGCGCGGGGGGCTTGGGGGTATGCGGAGGCGGCTGCGACGACGTACTGGGTGATGATTCGGTTGTCCATTGCCATACGTGCGAGAGCGTGATCGTGGGCCTTCGGCCCTCACGGTGCGAAGGGCGATCCACGCGCCTGACGCGCCCTCAAAACCCCACCACGCGTGGACTCGGAGCGCAGTGGCTGGAAGATGTCGCTGGCGGGAGTCCAGAACACAGGTGGGAATTCGGAGCGTTCGCCATGCGGTAATCTTCTGGACGCAGTCCGTGACACCGGCGGGCCGCCCGTGACAGAAGGTCCGGGCAGGCCCCGGCAGGCGGACGCCACCCAACCACACCAGGCGATCTCTCCCACAGGGGATGTCGCCGCCTTCGTATGTCGTAAAGCAGGAATTGATGCCCGTTCAACCATTGACGGAACTCATACGCTTCGTGCGCCGTCAATCTCCGTTCTATGCCGAGCTCTATGCGGGGCTTCCGGACCGCGTCACCGATCTGACGCAGCTTCCGGTCGTGCCCCAGACCGCGTTCTGGCAGGCCAATACGCCCCGGGACAATCAACTACTGACCGGCCCTCTCGACGAGGCCGTCGTCTTCAAAAGCGGCGGCACGACCGGCTCGCCCAAATTCTCCTTCTACACCCGAGAGGAATGGCGGGACTTCACCACCGCCTTCGGCGCCGGGCTCGTGGATTCCGGGCTGCGCCCCGGCCACCGGGTCGCCGACCTCTTCTATGCCGGTGAGCTGTACGCCAGCTTCACCTTCATCCTCGACTCGCTGCACCGCTGCCCCGTCTCCAACGTCCGGCTGCCCATCGGCGGTGCCGCGCCGCTGGAGTCGACCGTGCACACCCTGGAGCAGTTCGACGTGGAGGTGGTCGCGGGCACCCCGACCACGCTGTGCGCCCTGGCCGACCACCTCGTCACCGCCGACCGGCAACTCCCGCAGGTGGAACTGCTGCTCTTCGGCGGGGAGAGCCTGTACGCGGACCAAGAACCCCTGCTCGCCCGCGCGTTCCCCAACGCCCGGCCCCGCTCGGTGGGGTACGCCAGCGTCGACGCCGGACTCCTCGGGCGTTCCGTGCCGGGCCCCGACTCGCGTGTCCACCGCGCCTTCACCCCGTACAGCGTCGTGGAAATCCTCGACGAGGAGACCGGTGAGCCGATCACCGAACCCGGCGTGCCCGGCAAGGTCGTGGTGAGCGACCTGCGCCGACGCCTGATGCCCGTACTGCGCTATCCGGCGGGCGACCGCGCCGAGTGGACCGGCACCGCGGCCGGGTACTTCCGGATCCTGGGCCGCTCACAGGAAGGCGTGCGTGTCGGGCCGGTCTCGCTCTACACGCAGGACGTACAGGACCTCGTCCGACGTGCCGACGTCGCGGGCCACGTGACCGGAGCGCAGCTGGTCCTGCGCCACTGGGACGGTCGCGACGGCCTGCTGCTGCGCCTGGCGGCCGACACCGACCCCGCCGGACGCGGCCACCTCGCCGACGCGATCCGCAAGGAACTCCTGACGGAGCGCCCGCTCTTCGACGAGGCGGTGCGGGCCCGGCACATCCACCCGCTGACAGTGGAGTGGGTACGCCACGGCGACCTGGCCGT is a window from the Streptomyces spectabilis genome containing:
- a CDS encoding TetR family transcriptional regulator C-terminal domain-containing protein; protein product: MSKSGVHKHFGAKETLQISTLDKAFVDFWHRVVEPALAEPPGLRRLRAVCANSVGYLEEPLLPGGCLMTAALTEYDGRPGRVRDAVAEVWSRWREQLRADLTAAVDNGELPAGFDIDQALFEIVAAGLALNAAMQLQHDRAAVGRADRAIERALSQS
- a CDS encoding DUF6069 family protein, whose protein sequence is MSPWRGRPAVVALAVLAPVLVWLVADPLLGHRLRIADGERTLDIGAVPVAVVALLVSLCGWGLLAALERFAARRARVIWTGVAGAVLAGSFLPFIGDGMDGGTRVALALMHLAVAAVLIPGLAGRPPRAGAA
- a CDS encoding TetR/AcrR family transcriptional regulator — its product is MTASKENQTARRRAPGMSPEQRREMIIQTAIPLIAEYGAAVTTAKIARAAGIGEGTIFRVFADKDELLQACVAKALSPEHAVRELDAIDVSQPLPDRLAEAAEALQAHLARMGAILGALGHRGGKHPGSVRGAGRDESTTRIRAALAELLEPDRASLRRPPEQIAALFFGLLFTQPRTEDEPDLTAQELAEVFLYGALSGDAA
- a CDS encoding phenylacetate--CoA ligase family protein gives rise to the protein MPVQPLTELIRFVRRQSPFYAELYAGLPDRVTDLTQLPVVPQTAFWQANTPRDNQLLTGPLDEAVVFKSGGTTGSPKFSFYTREEWRDFTTAFGAGLVDSGLRPGHRVADLFYAGELYASFTFILDSLHRCPVSNVRLPIGGAAPLESTVHTLEQFDVEVVAGTPTTLCALADHLVTADRQLPQVELLLFGGESLYADQEPLLARAFPNARPRSVGYASVDAGLLGRSVPGPDSRVHRAFTPYSVVEILDEETGEPITEPGVPGKVVVSDLRRRLMPVLRYPAGDRAEWTGTAAGYFRILGRSQEGVRVGPVSLYTQDVQDLVRRADVAGHVTGAQLVLRHWDGRDGLLLRLAADTDPAGRGHLADAIRKELLTERPLFDEAVRARHIHPLTVEWVRHGDLAVNARSGKLIRVVDERPGS